The DNA region CAGTCCCCGTCCACCTACGAGGCCCGCTGGGCCGCTACGCTCCCAACCGCTGCGTAATCAACCCCCGTGTCCAAGAACCGGGGGTAGGCCCCGTTCCAGCCCGACCCACAAGTGCTCCCGGTCGGAACGGTTGAGCCCGCCGCGCCACTCAGCTCGATCATCGCTGGCCACCGCGGCGGCCAGGCATTCGGAGTACGACGTTGGTGAGCTCGAGGGTCGGGCGGACCCTGATGCTTGGGCCGCCTACGCCGACTTGGAGCGGCGTTGGCTCCTGTCGGGCGAGGGCTCCGTCCGCCATCTCGGCGGGGAGTCTGCGGACGAGGTCGTCGCGCGGGTGCGAGATTTTCTGGCGCGGTGCGCGCGGACCCCGCGCGGGTCGCACCCGGCGGCCGCCGCCGACCCGCTGGAGGAGCCGGTGGTCGCGGTATGCCACGGCGGGCTGCTGCGGCTTGCCCTGCCTCGGGTGGCGTCAGGGCTCGACGCCGCGGAGTGGTTTCGGACTAGGGTCCCGAATTGTGGGGTCGTATTGCTCCGGCCGGACGGAACGGTGCGCGGGCCCTAGCCGACCGACAGGGTGCGCGCGCGGGCGAGTCGATCTAGAACGTCCTCCACCGGAACGCTGCGACGGTCTACGGGCAGACGGCTGTAGGCCTCGGCGAATGCGTCGAGGAGCGCGACGAGAGCGGTCTGAAGATCCGCGGCGGTCGGTCCGGCGGGG from Microlunatus phosphovorus NM-1 includes:
- a CDS encoding histidine phosphatase family protein, which translates into the protein MSPPRHSARSSLATAAARHSEYDVGELEGRADPDAWAAYADLERRWLLSGEGSVRHLGGESADEVVARVRDFLARCARTPRGSHPAAAADPLEEPVVAVCHGGLLRLALPRVASGLDAAEWFRTRVPNCGVVLLRPDGTVRGP